A segment of the Rhizobium sp. ZPR4 genome:
TCATGGTCGGCATCGGCCTCAATCATGAGCCTCTTCTTCGCCAAGAACGGCTGAAGTAAGGCTCAGTCTTCGTCTTCCGCGCGCTTGAGCGCACCCTTCGATCCGGCAATGCGCGCCACCAGATCCGGCAGGCTGTCGATCTCACTCCAGCGTCCACCGTTGACCTTCGGCAGGTCGGCGGAAGCGGCAGGCAGAACGGCCGCGGAAAAACCCAGCTTCTCGGCTTCCTTGAGGCGCTGGGCGGTGTGCGCAACCGGCCGGACGGCGCCCGACAGGCTGACTTCGCCGAAATAGACGCAATCTGCGGGCAGGGCAAGACCGGCCAAGGAGGAAACCAGTGCAGAAGCGACGGCAAGGTCCGCGGCCGGCTCGGAAATGCGGTAGCCACCGGCGATATTGAGGTAAACATCGTGCTGGCCGAGGCGCACACCGCAATGTGCTTCCAGTACGGCAAGAATCATCGACAGGCGGGCCGAATCCCAGCCGACGATGGCGCGGCGCGGCGTACCGAGCGATGTCGGTGCGACCAGCGCCTGCACTTCGACCAGCACCGGGCGCGTGCCCTCGATGCCGGCAAAGACAGCCGCTCCCGGCGATTTTTCGTTGCGCTCTCCAAGGAAGAGCTCGGATGGATTGGGCACATCGCGCAGGCCGGCGTCGGACATTTCGAAGACGCCGATCTCGTCGGTCGGACCGAAGCGGTTCTTCACCGTGCGCAGGATACGGTAATGATGGCTGCGGTCGCCTTCGAAATAAAGGACAGCATCGACCATGTGCTCGACGACGCGCGGTCCGGCGATCTGGCCGTCCTTGGTGACATGACCGACCAGCACCATCGCCGTGCCGGTCTGCTTGGCGAAACGGATCATCGCCTGAACGCCGGTGCGCACCTGTGTGACCGTCCCGGGCGCGGATTCGGCAAGCTCGCTCCAGAGCGTCTGGATGGAATCGATGATGACCAGATCCGGCCGCTTGCCTTCGGCGAGCGTTGCGAGGATATCCTCGACATTGGTTTCGGCTGCGAGCAGTACTTCTGTGTCGGCCGCCTTCAGCCTCTGGGCACGCAGGCGAACTTGCGCCACGGCCTCTTCACCGGAGACATAGACGATCTTGTGTCCTTGCCGAGCGAGTGCGGCCGCAGCCTGCATCAGCAGCGTCGACTTGCCGATGCCGGGATCGCCGCCGACAAGGACGGCCGAGCCGCGCACGAAGCCGCCGCCCGTCGCGCGGTCAAGTTCGGATATGCCGGTATGGATGCGCGGCGCTTCCTCGATCTCGCCTGACAGCGTTGTCAGCGTCACCGGCTTGCCCTTGCGCGGCGTCTTTGCCGGTCCGCCGCCGATCCCGCCCATCGGATCTTCCTCAACGATGGTGTTCCATGCGCCGCAACTGTCGCACTTGCCGGCCCAGCGATTGTGGACCGTGCCGCAGTTCTGGCAGATGAATTGTGTACGGGCCTTAGCCATCGGATGCTGTTCTCAAGTTCAAATGCTTCGCTCTTCGCAGCGAATCGCGATCGGCTGTCAGATAATGTCTTTCACTAGACATCAAAACTAATGATTTCCGTATCAGCGGTGATCGTGGCAGCTCTTATGCCGGGTTTTTATGGATGATGACTGATGTTCGACTATTCGTTTGCCCATTGGATCGGGTTTCTGACCGCTGCAATCCTTCTTAATCTGTCGCCCGGGCCGGACATCGCCTTCATTCTCGGCCATACGATCAGAAGCGGCATGCGCTCCGGCTTTGCGGCGCTGTTCGGCATCTGGAGCGGCGCCTGTCTGCATGTGCTGATGGCGGCTGCCGGCCTGTCGGCGATCCTCGCCGCTTCCGCGCTGGCCTTCTCGACGGTCAAATGGGTCGGTGCGGCCTATCTGATCTGGCTCGGCATCCAGGCGCTGCGCTCGAAGGGCGAGGGGGCATGGATCAAGGAGGCTCGCAAGACCCTGTCCTTTGGCCGCATCTATCGGCAAGGCATCATGGTCTCGCTACTCAACCCGAAGGTCGCGATCTTTTTTCTAGCGTTCCTGCCGCAATTCGTTGTCGAAGGCGCCGGCCCGGTCTGGGCGCAGCTGCTACTGCATGGCAGCCTGATCATCGTTGTCGCCGCCTTCATCGAGCCGCCGCTCATTCTGCTCGGCGGCCGCCTGAGCGAAGTTCTCCGACGCAATCGCAGCTTCGGCCTGTGGCTTGATCGCGGTCTCGGCTCGCTGTTCGTCGCCCTCGGCGTCCGGCTGGCGATCATGGATCGCTGAAACAGTTCGAGGAATGGCGCTGCGACTTCCTGCCGGAAGCCGGGGGCTATTCTTCGGTCTCTTCCGAGATATACCGGCGTTCGTGCCGCAGTCCCATGCTCGTCAGCATCTCGTAGCCGATCGTTCCGGCCGACCTTGCCGCCTCGTCGACGGAGACGTTATTGCCGAAAAGCTCGATATAGTCGCCGGCACGGACAAGGTTGTCAGGCAGGTCGGTGACGTCGAAAATGGTGAGGTCCATGGTGATGCGGCCGGCAACAGGCACCTTGTGACCGGCAATGAAGCCGTGACCGCCGGTGATACCGGTT
Coding sequences within it:
- the radA gene encoding DNA repair protein RadA; its protein translation is MAKARTQFICQNCGTVHNRWAGKCDSCGAWNTIVEEDPMGGIGGGPAKTPRKGKPVTLTTLSGEIEEAPRIHTGISELDRATGGGFVRGSAVLVGGDPGIGKSTLLMQAAAALARQGHKIVYVSGEEAVAQVRLRAQRLKAADTEVLLAAETNVEDILATLAEGKRPDLVIIDSIQTLWSELAESAPGTVTQVRTGVQAMIRFAKQTGTAMVLVGHVTKDGQIAGPRVVEHMVDAVLYFEGDRSHHYRILRTVKNRFGPTDEIGVFEMSDAGLRDVPNPSELFLGERNEKSPGAAVFAGIEGTRPVLVEVQALVAPTSLGTPRRAIVGWDSARLSMILAVLEAHCGVRLGQHDVYLNIAGGYRISEPAADLAVASALVSSLAGLALPADCVYFGEVSLSGAVRPVAHTAQRLKEAEKLGFSAAVLPAASADLPKVNGGRWSEIDSLPDLVARIAGSKGALKRAEDED
- a CDS encoding LysE family translocator; translated protein: MFDYSFAHWIGFLTAAILLNLSPGPDIAFILGHTIRSGMRSGFAALFGIWSGACLHVLMAAAGLSAILAASALAFSTVKWVGAAYLIWLGIQALRSKGEGAWIKEARKTLSFGRIYRQGIMVSLLNPKVAIFFLAFLPQFVVEGAGPVWAQLLLHGSLIIVVAAFIEPPLILLGGRLSEVLRRNRSFGLWLDRGLGSLFVALGVRLAIMDR